The following DNA comes from Phoenix dactylifera cultivar Barhee BC4 unplaced genomic scaffold, palm_55x_up_171113_PBpolish2nd_filt_p 000804F, whole genome shotgun sequence.
CATAAGGATGAAGGAACTTGTGTCCTCCATTATCTAAATGGTTTATTGGTTTCAATCTATGATGAGATTGTAAATCACACAAAATAGCATATGAACGGCACCAACCAAAAGACATTGCATGCTAAAAGGAAGCTAAGGAAAGCTCATAGCCGTTAATATCCCTCGACGAACTCACAAGGCTTGCAACAAGAAGCTTGCTTCAGTCCCATAAGGTGGACTCATTACGATATCTTATAGCCATACCAACTAGGGAGCAACAAGAAacacccccaaaaaaaaaaaagagaacctcACAAGCATCCCTAGAAGTTGCTTGCCCCATGACTTTTGCATGTTAAGCATTTATAGAAAGAAGGCATTAAGCTTTTGAATTTCATGATGACGTCCATCACTGAACTCCGCATTGTTGATATAGATGATGAACGGGAGGGTGAGTATGAAGAATATGACATTGATTGACAAAAGTTGGCTAGTTAACCCATATACGATGAGGAATCAGATGATGACACCACCGTCAAGCTTGAACTAGATCGAGGCCAAAGGCTTGTCTTTGTTGGTACTGCTGTATGCAGCAAAAGTCAAACAAGAGGGTTGGCTTTTGTTGCTCCTATTTTTCTCCCATGATCGGGTGGAAAGGAGAGAATGGGAGTGGATCGATGTGTGGGTATGCAATTGATGTCCAAACCAGAAAGGATGGTTCAACGTGGGATTGCATTGACCTTTAAAAACTTTCGCAACTAAGGTGTCACCTTTGTGGAGAAGGGTGCTATAACTATGAAACTATTGATCTAAAGCTAAAGACTAGATGATAAATAAAGATAATGAAAGATAAACAAATTCAATTAGTAAATGCCTCTTCTCAAAGTAACAACTTAATACTTGTAACTAGCTACTATTGACTGTTGGAATAGATGTCAGCACTTAGTTTTGTTACATCTTGTAGGCCATTATTACTATGTATGGTAGCTACTTTCCTTCTACTGCTCTTATATTTTTAGTAGTGCTACCGCTCTTCCTACATTCTTGGTAGTGATAAAATAAGTGTCACCACTCAATTTTGATATTTGTTCTTACTGGGTTGCATCACATGATCCACTGTTGTTATACATGGTAGTTACTATCTTTCCACTACTTCTACACTCTATGTAGTGCTACCACTCCTATATTTTGGGTAGTGGTAACTACTAGTTAGTCACTTGCCATGCATTCCACTCCACTAAAGTCCTCATCCTAAGCCGATAGCTCTTGTCCCTTTGGTCTGCCCCCCATATACTCGGTTTGCATCCTGATTCTTCAGCTAGTCAGCCTACACTCTTGATATTTCAACTTGCACCCTTTATGTTTCAGCTTGCACCCTTTGTGTTTCAACTTACACCCTTAGTATTGGATCTGAGGTTGGCATTTTTTCAGTAGTACTTAGCCTACTGGTCAAGTACTCTGGCTTGTTGATTGAGTAAAATTTCAAGTTGCTAGTCAATTATAACTTGTACTTTAACCTGCTAACTGAGTTCTCAATCTGTACCTTggtacttaatcaaattaacatCCTTCTAGAACCTCTTATTTAGGCTGCATATGATGTCCTTTTCGTACATCTActattactctatctttaccAAATGATCTTTCGAGATTTGTCATTAACCAGTCTATGAATCACAGTCATCGATTTGGATGTGGTGTAAATAGTTTTGAACCAATATTTTTCACACCATTGGGAGACGTTTctgcaatatcatcatcaacagagggccatgcAAAATATTGAATCTTGAGAAGCATCCTTCACTTTACAAACTTATCCCGTTCAAACAGAATAATGTGATAACTATCTCCAAACATTCTCTTATTAATTTATTGCTCTTATTCCTCCTATCTCGCTGCTCTATTATTGTGTAGATCTTCTTGCTCATGGAGAAATATCATCGTATTCACTACTCCCTTTGCTACATAATATTATAGTGGTTGCTCAGAACCTTCACTATTTCCAAGAGACTTGCATCATATAGGAGGTAGGgttgaaaaaaattgaatacAGATCAAATATCAGTATATCCATATCTATGTctatttatatttaataaatatgaatatggatataaatattaataagttgcaaaaaattatatccatatttattttaaaccgATATGAATACACATTGGATATTGAAGTATAGATATAATATGGCTATAAGtcagaaaattaaattttgtgatcacaaaaaatcaaatatatcaCTAAATATAAGGTAAATTATCAGCAACATGTTAATTATCAATATAATACTTAGATTTAGTTataatatatcattttttaatttttgttaagTGTAAATGCAATAGAGTATTATGTTCCCTCGTATCTCTTTGTGCACGTGCATATGTAGGCATGTACATGTTTGTGGCACGCGTATCTTTTCTAGGAAAAGGCCATTCATAGttagttattattatttcaaaaaaaatgaattacTATTATGTCGTCATCTCAGTCTGATCATTATCATGTTTAACTACCATCTTATCTCTGCTCTTTGCTTCCAATATTAGACACAAGCGATGTAGGTGAGAGATAGTATGAACAGTTATGATTTATTATTTATGTATGAAAGGGCTAATATAATTCGAAACTTCTCATTCTCTTGTGACTTGCAACAATCCTGATTATTTGCTGTAAGCTTTCCTCATATACCAATGAGAATGCTACTTTATGgatgaggggagggggaggaggttgCTAATTGCTTCTATTTTCCTTTCCATGCAAAATCGAAGGTGAAAACATGAGGAAGGAGATGACGGCTGAATTGGATGCGCTTTATGTGCGTCCATTTTCAAGATATCAATACCATGTATAAATTACATAATTGTTCATTAAATACTTTTGATTACAATCACTTGTTATATGTTAAGTAACTCAAGCTAATGTACATAACTTTCAAAAGAGAGCCGAACCTAATTatcaatttttataattttaattttataaaagtATTTTATAAATTTGATAAAATTGTGATTATCAATCAAGTACTCTTTCTATTCATGAGCCAATTATGTTATAGATGAGTTGaatgtaaaattatttttttaaaaaaatagaagtgtTGCCGCCAAAATTCTAGCGCTGAGCTTGAAGAGGTCGGATGGGCTTCGAGCTGAAAAGATAAGTAGCCGCTAGCTGTGGTTGTGCCCAGATTAAAAAATATACTTAGGAAttgatttaaaaataaaaaagaaagttcATACTAAAGAATTGCTAGAATTTGTCCAACGAAAAATTCTCTGATGTCTAAatcagacaaaaagttttataaaaacaacagagatttgaaaaaaataagagaaaacaaGAGCAGCAGTGAGCACATATAAGAGTATATTTGGAGGTCTCTCAGGTATTACTTATATAAGGCAAGAGTCAGTATCCATTATAGAGTAAgtgaatatttatttaattgctCGATAACCGTTTACATGTTATGTGAGCTGTAGCTATCGCTGGTTGGAGAAGATTTAAATAGCTAGATGGCTTCTTTAATGGTGACCACGTGGCAAGCTGCTGTTATAGTAGATAATCATGCATATCAAATTTCTGATTTCTCACTGCCATATAGCGAGGTCACATAAAATCataatcaaaaattttctttgtatatcgattgtgttcccataattttcttttttgttggttAATGATGGTGAAAAAAGAGTCGCCGCAAGAAGTGGGTGGGGACCGCCGGGGCCAGAAGATCTTATAACGTCTCACCGGCCAAGGATTCGGCAAgtgtctcctcctcctccactagTGTTCTAAAGAAATCTTGCCTGTTTTTTTGTTTCCTTCAACATAACAAAGAGGGGTCTCAAGTGCAAGGGCAGTTACCATCGTATCAAgcatctgattttattttaaaaataaatataaagaaacTTTTCGAAACAACAAATGGTCGGTTCATAATTGGCCCTTCTACCTAACCGGCCAGTTTATTAGATACATCATACATCTCCTCCCTATGATGGCGAGAAAACAATGTGCAAATAAGACATTGAAATCGATTGCACAATTGTTTATAATTTATGAATTTCGCGGTACTCGTAGATCATTTTAAAAGCGCTATCCAGCCTCGTCATGAAGATCGATAACAAAAATGATACGGGGAGAAGTGTGCCCATATACGTACCTTAAAACTCCAGGTGTCGCGGtcgaagtatatatatatatatatatatatatatatattaatttgggATTTGGATGTGGTTTCTTGTTCTATCTGGTTGGGCGCGACATACGTGATAGGTTCAACCATCAACATTGCAtccttaaaagaaaaaataaaaaaaattgttgatTTTCAGGTGCGCGTCTGATAGCCAAGAAAATCTGGGTGACGGAGAGCGGAGGAATCTCTAATTACATTGGCGGCGGCAGGAGGCGACGCCCCCGGACCAAATCCCATGGACAGTCGGTCATTTCAGGAGGGGAGCGGGGTTCGgtcggaggaggaagagggataAAGAGAGCGACCGAATCCAATCCAATCCAATCCAAAGAAGAGTCAAATTACTCCTTGATAAGAAGAGAATCGTTATTAGCGAAGAAAGGAAGGGGGCGAGAGAGAGATGCAATCTTTGAGCTTGAAGCTGGTGCCGGGCCTGAACAACCTCCGCTCCTCTGCTTGGCCGAGTCAAcgggagagggggaggaggatcATGGCGGTCTCCTCCTCCGATCATTCGTCTCCCTCGGAGCGGGACGGCGCCGGCGCTGGAGATGATGGGATCGTTGGGAGGGAAGGCGACAAGGCGGCGGCTTCGTTCCTGTCGAGGAGCCAGACCTACTCTCTGCTCAAGCAGCAGATGGCCGTCGCTGCCAAATTCGAGGTCGGTCCGTCCGTCCTTGCTTCCACTTCCATCCGTTCCTTTCATTTTCATTCGCTCGTAGAGGTTTCCATGGGTTCGTGGTGGATTTACGGAGCATTTTTGTTTCTCATGAATGTtacactttttcttttttttctttttaaaaaaaagtggaTTTCATCAACAATCAACTAAGGAATTCCAtgattttcctcctttttttcatttcatttttgTCTAGACAAAGCaagttgtgttttttttttgcctccttCCAGGaacagttttctttctttttctttgtttgttttttcttgAGGGAAAATCTTTCCCTCCTTTGTAAGTTGAAATTCTATGCTCTGGTTTTGTCAGGACTACAAGGAGGCTGCTAGAATAAGGGACTCCTTGAAATcttttgaggaggaggagccAGTATTGCGCCTTCGCAGATTGATGAGAAAGGCAATCGATGAAGAGAGGTTCGAGGTACACTATTTTGATCCTTTTCCTTTGTTCGAGCTGTTTTCTTCAGTTTTAAAAGAGCAGACTTTCgtcaaaaaaatttatgaatgtCAGCTTGAGTACTCTGAACTTAATCATATCTCTGTTCGGAACTGCATATGCAAGTATGTTCACAGTGTTCAAAGTCGAACATTTCATATACTATGGTCTACAATAAGATTGTAAAGTAGCGAAAACATGGACTAGAAAATATGAAGTGGATCCAGAAGATAACCTTTATATGAAATGCTTAAGCAGTTTAATTAGTTTCGCATGGACTTGAAGGGCCACTAGAACTCCAAGATGCTAGTTTGATATTCTAAGTTTAGTGGAACTCATCAGTCCTCTAGAGTGGCTGTAGGTTGGTTAGAAATATTTCTGGTCCGGTGTTTGGCTCTTTCATGGTAAACATCAAACATTAATTTGGTAGGTTTAGACTAATGGTATCAGTGAGCAAATTATCTATCTGATCTTTCAGCCATTATTTGTGCACTACAAGGCGTTTCACAAGATACGGGACCGGGTGCTACTCTCGCTGTTAATTTGGATTTAGAATGTTTGCCTGAGTCTGAGGATAAAACATTTTCACCCTGTTCATTGCTTGAAATGGTTTAAACATTAAGATGAGTTTTGTGGAGACttgaaataatattatcaaatataaaatttaaaaagctTGGTATCGTAAGGAACAACAATTCTTTTATAAGACcagattaagaaaaataataatataacagcATCTTCAGTAAATGATAATTAAAGATCTAAATTATGCAAAACAACGAAAAAAATATAACTGATGTCAAGATATCTTCTTTTTCACAGATTTTAATGAGTTTCTCTGTTATGACTACTTAATAGAGTTCTGAATAAAAGGTTACCATATTGTTTCCGCAAAAAAAGGTTACCATAAACAtttaattgattgtattatgaCTATATAGGCTAAATTTTCAGATATCCATACATATAGCGTTGCCTAGACCATTTGGGATCAGCTTTGTAAGTCCTCtattacttccatccatgttaGTGCAAGTCTTAGAATCTTTTTTTCTAGACTTTTGGTATGAACAGGCACTTCTCCTTGTTGAGCCTCCTCCGGCCTTCACATAACCGTATCATCTAAAGCGACTCTTCATCATTTTGACCTCAAATAGTGCAATACCTGTCTACCATATCATACAACATTAATCTCAGAATTCTTATGTTTCTTTCTTATCTTGTTTGCTCAATCCCTCCCTGTGGCCTAATATTTTGGATCTTGGAAGTTCACAACCTTTTAGAATTTTTCACCAAACTCCACATGTAAACTACTAAGACCTCAATCAAAAAGTCTAACTACAAGGTAATAATATGGGGTCTTTGACCTTGCTTAAGTATCCAAGATTGGCACAGTGGCTACAAGGGTCCTCATACgctatatgggactaaacacatgcctgcaAGAGTCCTCACACACTATAAATCCAAGCATCCTCTCCATAGGAAGGCTCCAATCTCAAAGATCCGATCACAATCACCATGACCAGCTCATCATTAGCCCTATAAAAGGGCCTTTGCTGCGGCGTCCCATAGTCACACATCAATTATGGGTCATGACCACTTTGATACCATGTGTAATTATTTTGCTTAAGTATCCAAGATATCCCTGGTGCACAACCCATGTGGGACTAACACGAGCTACAAGGTCCTCACACTATGTCATCCATCATACTTTAGTTCTAATAGTTGTCTTCATTTCTCACTCTGTTCTTTTTATATTAGTTACAAGGTAGCAAAATTGATCATATCATGATATTCCTGGGCCATTAAATTTGATAAAATGAggataaattttatttcatatcTATCAAAACTTCATTCCTGCATTCTGTTTACTATGTTTTCATTCTGTTGCTCTAAGACCCTTATCATAATCAGGAAGAAATAGAATCTTATCAAATTACAAGCATGATTCAACAATtttaaaaatgaaaagataaacaTGTAAAGATCTATAGTTATGATCGCTACTAAATGATGTTTGACAAGAATCATATCCATTGAGGCTTCTTTACTGGACTATTTGATAGGGTAATGGAAACATTCATTGGTGAATTACTATCTGGTGGGCTAGTGGGAGAGAGAAATGGCTGGTACTTTGAAATGAGACTGAGCATATCAGAAAGAGGCTGGTGGCTTCTTTGGCTTAAGTAGTGACATCCTGGGGTTGTATAAACATTACAGTAGTGATAATTCTCCTTATTAATTCATGTCTTAAGTTTTCAATTTTATAAGGACTCTTGACAAATGTCTCTGTAGGTGGCAAAAATGCTAGATTCTGACCAATAATTGCCTCTTACTACAACTAGGTTATCGATATGTAGTTCCCCTACATTTCATGAAGGCAAATGGCTAAAGATGGTTCTACTTTTCACTTTTCTCATCAGCATATCTAAATCTTTTCGTCTCtcccatctccctccctcccctgcttTCTATGCATGTACCGTTATCTGGTACACAATTTTGATTTTGTAATTTTGTTTGACAATAGTTTAGGTTGCCTTGTTACTGCCTATGGATCATAACTTGATAACAAATTCTTTGCTCTACATATTGTATATCAAGGATATATGTATATTCATGCTTGGTTGTAGTTGATCATCTTAGTTATGTGAATGATTCTCTCCCAAGATGCTCAAATCAGAGAAATCAAAGCTTACCTTCAattgttctttttgttttcttccctttttccccTTTGTTATGTGAAAATTCTTCAGGATGCAGCCATGTACAGAGATGAATTAAAGATTGTGGCTCCACACTCTCTCCTTACGTGTTCCAGTGATGCTACTACTCTGGTATGTTCCTAGTTTATCTGTGCAGTCTTTTGGATGACTTGAGTTAGCCACACATGACTTCCATTTCCGTCATCCCTTATCTTTGTTTTGAGGGTCACTCTATCTATGACTGTGGACAAGGAATGCTGAACCGGTCTGCACCagccggttcagcccgtaccgaatCGGTCCGGTCTTTAATCGGGTCAGTTCAGGCATAGAAAATGGTTCCAGCCCCGTCCGGTTCGGCTAggactcggtgcgaaccggtcGGTTCCTACCAAGTCCGATTAGATTTGCCACAGTGCGTCGTGCGCATTGTGGCATGTTTGGCCACAGCGTGCCGCGCTGTGGCATATTTGGCGATCGATTCGGTCTAGTCCGAACCGGTCCGGGCGCCGACCGGTATAACACTCGATACCGGTTCGGCAATTCTTAACTATGGATGCTTACATTATTATGGAGCACAATTAATAGTTACTTTGCAGAATCTAAATAGGACTTTGCTCTTTTTTTCTGAAGGTTTTTTCTAATTCTGTTTCTTTCGGGCAACCTTTTCTCTAAAAGCATTGTTATGCAAATTTTGCCAATGGTAATCACACACATGCATATGCGTTGCTACATTCTTTGCTTGCCATATTCATCATTCTTTCTGATCAGAAGTATGCATGATGTAGGCCAAGCAAAAATATTCTGAAATGTAAGTCATGTATAATTCTAATATGTGCCAAATTAAAGACTGCTTTTTATATTTCGAATAACAGTCTTAGAAGCTATAACTTGAAGGATGGCAAGTTTTGTCTCAATGCCCATCATTAGCaagaaaacaaaatcaaaaCTTTTTCCCAAAGAAGCACCAAGAATTTGTTCTGCCGAATTTTTCTGTTATGCTACTGTTGGAATCACTAGTCAAACTTTGATGCATTATAATAATGCATTTAACAGTCTTTCTTCTATACGGCTGATGTGTGTCTTGGACAATCCATAAATGGGCTGAAAGGAGGTTTTAATTGATTATCAAGGTGAAACTGTAAAAGCTGTGTATTGCAATGAAATGATTTAAGTAGCAAAGGATGGGATAATGTGGTCTTCGTGATTGGTTTAGACCACAACTTATGGCCCGGTCTTGTAAGTAAAGCAGGTGAACTACTAGACATTCCAAATATATTAAAGGTTATGTTTAGGTGATGGAAGCGAATGGATTACAAGGAATGTTAAGGTGCTGAACCTGGTGATatttttaaattcttagtccaGTGATCAGGGAAATGAGCCTGATTGCTTGTCTCGGTTCTTAATATCAGAAAATATATGGTCCTGCagaaatttattaattttttagacTTTTATCTTTGCATCATGGGAATTTTATTTCTGGTGCACATTGTACTGATTCTTCTATAAAATGAGCAAGGCTAATCATCTTGACACTTTATCTACAGACAATTTTTGCTCTGAACTATGCCATAACTACttgataattaataaatatgtcAAATATTTAAAACTGGTGG
Coding sequences within:
- the LOC120107244 gene encoding uncharacterized protein LOC120107244 isoform X1 encodes the protein MQSLSLKLVPGLNNLRSSAWPSQRERGRRIMAVSSSDHSSPSERDGAGAGDDGIVGREGDKAAASFLSRSQTYSLLKQQMAVAAKFEDYKEAARIRDSLKSFEEEEPVLRLRRLMRKAIDEERFEDAAMYRDELKIVAPHSLLTCSSDATTLGIRVQVRSVYIEGRSQPSKGQYFFAYRIRITNTSQRPVQLLRRHWIITDANGKTENIWGVGVIGEQPVILPKTGFEYSSACPLSTPSGRMEGDFEMKHVDRVGSSTFNVAIAPFSLSIIGDDTDEPL